One genomic segment of Odocoileus virginianus isolate 20LAN1187 ecotype Illinois chromosome 17, Ovbor_1.2, whole genome shotgun sequence includes these proteins:
- the RSAD1 gene encoding radical S-adenosyl methionine domain-containing protein 1, mitochondrial isoform X1, whose protein sequence is MALPRAQARGWVKAAKLAQRRRPAEDTGGPQSPAPGSQRAALYVHWPYCEKRCSYCNFNKYIPRGVDEAALRRCLVTEAQTLLRLSGVRQVESVFFGGGTPSLASPQTVAAVLEAVAQAAHLPADSEVTLEANPTSASGSRLAAFGAAGVNRLSIGLQSLDDTELQLLGRTHSASDALQTLAEAQRLFPGRVSVDLMLGLPAQQVGPWLRQLQDLLRCCDDHVSLYQLSLERGTALFTQVQQGALPAPDPELAAEMYQEGRAVLREAGFRQYEVSNFARNGALSTHNWTYWQCGQYLGVGPGAHGRFIPQGAGGHTREARIQTLEPDNWMKEVTLFGHGTRRRIPLSELELLEEVLAMGLRTDVGITHQHWQQFEPQLTLWDLFGASKEVKGLQEQGLLLLDHRGLRCSWEGLAVLDSLLLSLLSRLQEAWQQKTPSSVPRG, encoded by the exons ATGGCCCTCCCGCGGGCCCAGGCCCGCGGCTGGGTGAAGGCCGCCAAGCTGGCCCAGAGGCGCCGCCCCGCGGAGGACACGGGAGGACCCCAGAGTCCTGCGCCCGGGAGCCAGCGCGCCGCGCTTTACGTCCAc TGGCCCTACTGCGAGAAGCGCTGTAGTTACTGCAACTTCAACAAGTACATCCCCCGTGGTGTGGACGAGGCTGCTCTGAGGCGCTGTCTGGTGACCGAGGCTCAGACGCTGCTGCGACTCAGCGGAGTGCGACA AGTGGAGTCTGTGTTCTTCGGTGGGGGTACCCCCAGTCTGGCCAGCCCCCAGACTGTGGCAGCTGTCCTGGAGGCGGTGGCCCAGGCAGCTCACCTGCCTGCAGACTCTGAAGTCACACTGGAGGCCAACCCCACTTCggcctcaggctccaggctggcaGCATTTGGGGCAGCAGGAGTCAACAGGTTGTCCATTGGCCTCCAG TCTCTAGATGACACGGAGCTCCAGCTGCTGGGGAGGACACACTCGGCCAGTGATGCTCTGCAGACCCTGGCGGAGGCCCAACGCCTCTTCCCAGGGCGTGTTTCTGTGGACCTGATGCTGGGGCTGCCGGCACAGCAGGTGGGGCCGTGGCTCAGGCAGCTGCAGGACCTGCTGCGCTGCTGTGATGACCACGTGTCCCTCTACCAGCTGTCCCTGGAGCGGGGCACCGCACTCTTCACCCAGGTGCAGCAGGGTGCCCTTCCTGCCCCGGACCCCGAACTAGCCGCTGAGATGTACCAGGAGGGACGGGCAGTCCTGCGGGAGGCTGGCTTTCGCCAGTATGAGGTCTCCAACTTTGCCCGGAAT GGGGCGCTTAGTACCCACAATTGGACTTACTGGCAGTGTGGTCAGTACCTTGGCGTTGGGCCTG GGGCCCATGGGCGATTTATACCCCAGGGGGCCGGGGGCCACACCCGAGAGGCTCGGATCCAGACCCTAGAGCCTGACAACTGGATGAAGGAGGTGACGCTGTTTGGTCATGGCACCCGGAGGCGCATCCCACTGAGTGAGCTGGAGCT GCTGGAGGAAGTTTTGGCCATGGGGCTACGCACAGACGTGGGCATCACTCACCAG CACTGGCAGCAGTTTGAGCCCCAACTGACCCTGTGGGACCTGTTTGGAGCCAGCAAGGAGGTGAAGGGGCTACAGGAGCAGGGCCTGTTGCTGCTGGATCACAG GGGTCTTCGGTGTtcctgggaggggctggctgtGCTGGACTCTCTGTTGCTGTCCCTTCTGTCTCGGCTCCAAGAGGCCTGGCAGCAGAAAACCCCCTCTTCCGTGCCCAGAGGATAG
- the RSAD1 gene encoding radical S-adenosyl methionine domain-containing protein 1, mitochondrial isoform X2 → MALPRAQARGWVKAAKLAQRRRPAEDTGGPQSPAPGSQRAALYVHWPYCEKRCSYCNFNKYIPRGVDEAALRRCLVTEAQTLLRLSGVRQVESVFFGGGTPSLASPQTVAAVLEAVAQAAHLPADSEVTLEANPTSASGSRLAAFGAAGVNRLSIGLQSLDDTELQLLGRTHSASDALQTLAEAQRLFPGRVSVDLMLGLPAQQVGPWLRQLQDLLRCCDDHVSLYQLSLERGTALFTQVQQGALPAPDPELAAEMYQEGRAVLREAGFRQYEVSNFARNGALSTHNWTYWQCGQYLGVGPGAHGRFIPQGAGGHTREARIQTLEPDNWMKEVTLFGHGTRRRIPLSWRKFWPWGYAQTWASLTSTGSSLSPN, encoded by the exons ATGGCCCTCCCGCGGGCCCAGGCCCGCGGCTGGGTGAAGGCCGCCAAGCTGGCCCAGAGGCGCCGCCCCGCGGAGGACACGGGAGGACCCCAGAGTCCTGCGCCCGGGAGCCAGCGCGCCGCGCTTTACGTCCAc TGGCCCTACTGCGAGAAGCGCTGTAGTTACTGCAACTTCAACAAGTACATCCCCCGTGGTGTGGACGAGGCTGCTCTGAGGCGCTGTCTGGTGACCGAGGCTCAGACGCTGCTGCGACTCAGCGGAGTGCGACA AGTGGAGTCTGTGTTCTTCGGTGGGGGTACCCCCAGTCTGGCCAGCCCCCAGACTGTGGCAGCTGTCCTGGAGGCGGTGGCCCAGGCAGCTCACCTGCCTGCAGACTCTGAAGTCACACTGGAGGCCAACCCCACTTCggcctcaggctccaggctggcaGCATTTGGGGCAGCAGGAGTCAACAGGTTGTCCATTGGCCTCCAG TCTCTAGATGACACGGAGCTCCAGCTGCTGGGGAGGACACACTCGGCCAGTGATGCTCTGCAGACCCTGGCGGAGGCCCAACGCCTCTTCCCAGGGCGTGTTTCTGTGGACCTGATGCTGGGGCTGCCGGCACAGCAGGTGGGGCCGTGGCTCAGGCAGCTGCAGGACCTGCTGCGCTGCTGTGATGACCACGTGTCCCTCTACCAGCTGTCCCTGGAGCGGGGCACCGCACTCTTCACCCAGGTGCAGCAGGGTGCCCTTCCTGCCCCGGACCCCGAACTAGCCGCTGAGATGTACCAGGAGGGACGGGCAGTCCTGCGGGAGGCTGGCTTTCGCCAGTATGAGGTCTCCAACTTTGCCCGGAAT GGGGCGCTTAGTACCCACAATTGGACTTACTGGCAGTGTGGTCAGTACCTTGGCGTTGGGCCTG GGGCCCATGGGCGATTTATACCCCAGGGGGCCGGGGGCCACACCCGAGAGGCTCGGATCCAGACCCTAGAGCCTGACAACTGGATGAAGGAGGTGACGCTGTTTGGTCATGGCACCCGGAGGCGCATCCCACTGA GCTGGAGGAAGTTTTGGCCATGGGGCTACGCACAGACGTGGGCATCACTCACCAG CACTGGCAGCAGTTTGAGCCCCAACTGA
- the CHAD gene encoding chondroadherin, with product MARPMLLFSLSLGLLASLLPALAACPQNCHCHSDLQHVICDKVGLQKIPKVSEKTKLLNLQRNNFPVLAANSFRAMPNLVSLHLQHCQIREVAAGAFRGLKQLIYLYLSHNDIRVLRAGAFDDLTELTYLYLDHNKVTELPRGLLSPLVNLFILQLNNNKIRELRSGAFQGAKDLRWLYLSENSLSSLQPGALDDVENLAKFYLDRNQLSSYPSAALSKLRVVEELKLSHNPLKSIPDNAFQSFGRYLETLWLDNTNLEKFSDGAFLGVTTLKHVHLENNRLNQLPSNFPFDSLETLTLTNNPWKCTCQLRGLRRWLEAKTSRPDATCASPAKFRGQHIRDTDAFRGCKFPTKRSKKAGRH from the exons ATGGCCCGCCCGATGCTCCTGTTCAGCCTCAGCCTGGGCCTCCTGGCCAGCCTGCTGCCTGCGCTGGCCGCCTGCCCCCAGAACTGCCACTGCCACAGCGACCTGCAGCATGTCATCTGTGACAAGGTGGGGCTGCAGAAGATCCCCAAGGTGTCAGAGAAGACCAAGCTGCTTAACCTACAGCGCAACAACTTCCCTGTGCTGGCGGCCAACTCATTTCGGGCCATGCCCAACCTCGTGTCGCTGCACCTGCAGCACTGTCAGATCCGTGAGGTGGCTGCTGGCGCCTTCCGAGGCCTCAAGCAGCTCATCTACCTGTACCTGTCCCATAACGACATCCGCGTGCTGCGTGCTGGTGCCTTTGACGACCTGACCGAGCTCACCTACCTCTACCTGGACCACAATAAGGTGACGGAGCTGCCCCGGGGGCTGCTCTCCCCTCTGGTCAACCTTTTCATCCTGcagctcaacaacaacaagatcCGAGAGCTGCGCTCAGGTGCCTTCCAGGGCGCCAAGGACCTGCGCTGGCTCTACCTGTCGGAAAACTCACTCAGTTCCCTGCAGCCCGGTGCTCTGGACGACGTGGAAAACCTCGCCAAGTTCTACCTGGACAGGAACCAGCTATCCAGCTACCCCTCAGCTGCTCTGAGCAAGCTGAGGGTGGTGGAGGAGCTGAAGCTGTCCCACAATCCCCTGAAAAGCATTCCCGACAACGCCTTCCAGTCCTTCGGCAGATACCTGGAGACGCTCTGGCTGGACAACACCAACCTGGAGAAG TTTTCCGACGGTGCCTTCCTGGGTGTGACCACGCTGAAACATGTCCATCTGGAGAACAACCGCCTGAACCAGCTGCCCTCCAACTTCCCCTTTGACAGCCTGGAGACCCTCACCCTCACCAACAACCCCTGGAAGTGTACCTGCCAGCTCCGGGGCCTTCGGAG GTGGCTGGAAGCTAAGACCTCTCGCCCTGACGCCACTTGTGCATCACCCGCCAAGTTCAGGGGCCAGCACATTCGTGACACGGATGCCTTCCGCGGCTGCAAGTTCCCCACTAAGAGGTCCAAGAAAGCTGGCCGCCATTAA